Within uncultured Methanoregula sp., the genomic segment TCTCCCGAGCGGCTCAAGAAGACGATCCAGAGCGTCCAGTCCGTTGAAGTTGCGTTCGATTCATCCGGGGCGGTGAAGGTCGGGGACCTTGAAAGGATCCCTGCCGTGAGCGATGTGATCAAGGAGGGCGACAAGTTCCGGCTGATCACCGAGGATCCTCCCGCGGTGATCGACGGGGTCATGGTTTTTGCCCGGGCTCACGGGACACGGGTGATCAGCATCACCACGCTCGGCCCGAGTCTCGAGGATGTTTTTATCCGGCTCACCGGTCTCGATATCCGGACAAAAGGGGTGAAGACCGTTGACTGAATCTGTCAGCGTGTGCGGGCAACTCTGCACGGAGCTGAACGCTGCGTGGGCGATCGCCAAAAAAGATATCCTCATCTACTATCTCAAGCCCAACATCATCGTTTCCGGGGCGCTCTTCCCGCTCTTTATGTTCCTCGCGTTTGCGGTAGGCCGGCCTGCCGAACCGTCCACCATGATCCCGGGTCTCATCGCGATCACGATCCTCTTCTCCGCCTCGTCCATCGAACCGGTCTCCATCCCTATCGAGCGCAGGATGAAGACGTTCGACCGGCTCCTTTCTGCACCGATCACCCTGCACGCCGTGGTGCTTGGCGAAAGCCTGAGCGGTTTTCTCTACAGTATCGGGATCGCGTTCGTCCCGCTCATAGCGGGAATCGTACTCTTCGGAACCCCGATCCTGAATATCGCACCCCTGGTCCTGGGTGTTATCCTCACCGCGTTCTGTTTTGCCACAATGGGAACGCTCTTTGCCGCGTACCCTACCGAGAGCCCCGGGGATATCATGTCGATGCTGAACCTTGTCCGGCTGCCCCTGATCTTCGTTTCCGGGGTTTTCATACCCTTGAGCCAGATCCCTGCTGCCGGCCAGTTCATCACCTATCTCTCCCCGCTGACCTATGGGAATGACCTGATTCACGCAGCCTATTCGGGCACGACAAGCTTCAGCCCGCTCGCAGATATCGCGATGCTCCTCCTCTTCATCCTGATCTTCCAGTTCGCGGCCAACCGGTTATATAAAAAATTCAATGAGTAACCTGTCGGGAAATTTTTCTTCACAGGGAAAACCAATCCTGTGTTTTCCCGGTTCCCGTCTTCAGGAACTATGGTTGCCGAAAAAGGGTATTCTTCCCGGTCTTAAACCGACTTTTTCCGTGAATGCCAGTTACATCCGTCCCCGGTTTTTTATAATAACGTATTTATTCTCAATCTGGTATACTTACATAACTTGTAATGAGCTCTTCACGCTTCACATCGGGTTGTGCCATGGCGCTCATGTTCCTGCTCCTTTTTTACGCTGTGATCCCGGCAGGACGGGCTGTCCCTGACAGCAGTGTGCTCGTTTTGGTAAAGGATGTAACCACGGGAGAAGTTCTCCGGGGAGGCAGCGTCTATTTTGACGGGGAATATGCCGGCGTCATCCCGGTCAGATCCGGTGACGGAATGTTTGAGATTCCGGATGTCGGGCCTGGTACCCACACGGTCCGCGTGAACAGCCCGGGTTACCGGGAAAAAACCCTGCAGTTCGTATTTCCTTCACAAAAACTCGTGGAAGCAGATCTTACGAAAGATGCACTCGTCCTCCTGACACCAGACCGTCCCCACCCCCACGCCATTAACGTGGTCTTTTATCCTTCATCCACTTCCTTCGACTGTTCCGAGAACCAGAAAATCCCTGACACCACCTATCTGGATAACGAGCACCGTTTCCGGGTGGATGCCATGAATGTGATCAACGAGACCTACCTCGAACTGGACCGGCATACCGCTGCTTCAGTGCCTCTTCCCGCGGATTATCGCCATCGTTTCAATTTCTATTATTACTATGACCCCTCCGCACCAGCCGATGCCTTCTCCGGCTGCGCCGGAAAGATCCCGGAAAAATACTGGCAGGAAGTCCGGTTTGCCGATCTCACTATTATCCTGTATCCCATCTACCACGGGACAATGAGTGCGCCGGACTGCGAACCGGTCGGGTGCTTCCAGTCTTTTGGCCCCGGAAAGAACGTGCTGAAAGCACCATCTGACCTGCCGATGCTGATCGCCCATGAGTCCGGGCACGCCATTTTCGGCCTGAGCGACACCTATTGCGGCAACACGTTTTATTTTGAGAACGCCCCGTATTCGAATGTCTGGGCTTCAGATGCTTCCTGCGAAGAAGCGGCCCGGAAGGGATTCCGGAACGCATCGGAATGCCGGCAGATCCAGCGCAGTTCACCGGTTTCCTGCTCAAAGAATTTCTGGCGCTGGGATCCTGTCATTGACCTTATGGAGACCGGGTATACGGGAATCTTCGGCCCTGCATCAACCGAACGGATCCGGTATATCCTCTCTGAATCGGGAGGAGGATCTTCATGAAGGCAATGATATTTCTCTGTGCAGTTTTTTGTCTTGGTGCCCTGTTCTGCACGATTCCGGTCCGTGCCCACACGATCCCCGATTACGAAAAAATATTAGTTGTCCGGATGGATTTCGAGAACGGAAACTATACTGATACTGGCCAGGAGATCCTGTACGGAACTGCGCCGAATCTTCCCATCACTCATGGGAATCTCCAGGCTGTTGTCGTCAACAGTACAGAAAAACCGGTTCTCGCGTTCTCCATGATGGAGCCGGATCTGACCTTCAGTGATCCCCCCGGCATGGGCCCGTACAGTCTCTCAAAAAATAACGTGCCTGAAGACCCGGTAAAACGCAACACACGCTACAGTATGGAAATCACATTTCCTTATATGACCGATATGAAGACTATGACCTGTTATGACAAGACCAGGAACTCACGGATGATATCGGTTGATCTTGTGCCATCGCAGGTATCATTTTGCATGGATTATCCCCGGGATCCGGATTGTGTTGCTTTTCTTTCCCGGTATACCTCTTCGTCCGGGTCTCTGCCCGATGAATAGATCCACACCTGCAGTCCTCCCTTTAAAGGGAATCCCCGCTTATCAGAACAGTTTCTTCTGCTCCCGGATGAGCGGCTGCAGCCGGTACGTATAAGGTCCTGAATACGGCGTGTCGATCGACAGGTTGAACGCGGCTACTTCATTGAACCCGAGATGCCCGATGTATGTTTCCGTGGCTGCAAATTCCCTGCCGTTGGAGCCATAGAACATTCCGCGGATAAAGAGGTCATCCATGGGCTGGCTGCAGGTATTGCTGATATACCCCGTTACCCTGATGAGCGGGGACGATCCCGTATCCTCACTATGCGCTGAATCATTGACCCGGAAGAAACAATCATTCACATCCGGGGGTCCTGTCACTGCAATGCGTGTTTTCGGCATCACGATCTCCGGGGATAATGTTATACATCCCGCGATGATGGCTGCGATGACAAGTACCAGGACCACAAGACCGGTTCGCATGATCCCTTCCCTCTTTCCCGATTACAGGGTGTACGAATTACCTCCCCAAATCCTTTTCGCCAGCAAACAGGCGGGACGGGGGATAACGGGAACGAAAACAGGATCTGCCGGCGGCCGGAACTGACAGAAAAAAGAGGATGATATTACGCGGTCAGGACCTTGTCCGCCTCTTCGAGCCCGAGCACCTTGATAGACTCTTCCCGCATCTTGAACTTCTGGATCTTGCCGGAGATCGTGATCGGGAAGTCGTCGACGAACATGACGTACCGCGGGATCTTGTAGTGGGCGATCCTGCCCTTGCAGTAGTCCTTGAGGTCCTGTTCGGTCATGGTCTGGCCTTGTTTCATCTTCACCCAGGCGCAGAGTTCCTCGCCGTACTTGATGTCCGGGACGCCGACAATATAAACATCGGAGATCTTCTCGTGGTGATGGAGGAACTCCTCGATCTCCCGCGGGTAGATGTTCTCCCCGCCCCGGATCACCATGTCCTTGAGCCGGCCAACGATCCTGAAGTAGCCCTCCTCGTCCATGGTGCCGAGGTCGCCCGTGTGGTTCCAGCGGTCCTTGTCGAGCGTGGCGTGGGTTGCCGACGGGTTGTTGTAGTAGCACTTCATCACGCAGTAGCCCCGGGCGCAGATCTCGCCGATCTCGCCATACGGCTGGATCCTGCCGGTGTTCGGGTCGATAATTTTCAGCTCGGTATGCGGGAACGCCCGGCCAACAGTGGCGACCCGGCGGTCGAGCGGATCCCTGGTCGTGGTCATGGTGACCCCCGGGGCAGTCTCGGTCTGGCCGTACACGATCACGATCTCGCTCATGTGCATCTGCGTATTGACCTGCTTCATCACTTCGATGGGGCAGGGCGAGCCGGCCATGATGCCGGTCCGGAGGGAGCGGAGGTCGTACTTTGCAAAGTTCGGGTGGGCGAGTTCGGCGATGAACATGGTCGGGACGCCGTGGACCGCCGTGCAGTGCTCTTTCTCGATGGTTTTTAAGACCTCCTCGGCATCGAAGGTTGGTGCGGGCAGGACCATCGTGGAGCCGTGAGTGACGCAGGCAAGGTTGGAGAGGACCATGCCAAAGCAGTGGTAGAACGGGACCGGGATGCAGAGCCGGTCTTTCTCGGAAAAGCCCATGCCTTCGCCGATGATGTAGCCGTTGTTGAGGACATTGTGGTGGGTGAGGACAACGCCTTTGGGAAATCCTGTGGTGCCGCTCGTGTACTGGATGTTGATGGGGTCGTCGAACGAAAGCACCTCGCCCCGCTCAACGAGCTCGTCTACCGAGATCTCGTCCGCCTTTTTTAAGAAATCGTCCCAGGTATACATCCCGTTATACGGGATATCGCCAAGGAAGATCGCATTTTTCAGAAATGGGAATTTCTCGCTTGAGATCCTGCCGGGCTTGGATTCGTAGGCCTCGGGGCAGGCCTCGTAGAACATCCCCATGTAATCCGAGGTCTTGAACCGGCCCTGGACGATCAGGGTCTGGATCTCGGCCTGCTTGAGCACGTATTCGAGCTCGTACGTGCGGTACGCGGGGTTGATGTTCACCATGATGGCGCCGATCTTGGAGGTGGCGAACTGGACAACCACCCATTCGGCATGATTCATGGCCCAGATGCCGACGCGGTTGCCTTTCTCCACGCCAAGTCCCATCAGGGCCCGGGCAACAAGGTCGACCTGGTACAGGAATTCCCTGTAGTTCCACCGGATGTTCTGGTGCATGGATACGATTGCATCAGTTTCCGGGTACTTTTCCGCAATACTGTTAACCATCTCGCCAATCGTCATTCCCAGCAGGGGAACTGCCGAAGTTCCGCACGTGTAGCTGCCCTCAACCATTGGTAAGTGATGGGGTACCGGATAATATATGGATGATGATTCTGTGCACCTGTGGTGCATTAGGGAACGGGTCGTGGTGCACTGCAGGAGAAATCGCGTGCCTGTGAAAAGCGCACGGAATGCCCGGGCCCGTGCATTGCCGTCCGTGGAACGGACCCGGAGCTTGCTTTGCCCCCGGCCACAAAACAACAAAACTCTTAAGTTTGTACAGTGCGATTGTATTAGGTCAGCACGGGGTTAAACCCGGTGACGGACGAAGAGGGGTTGTGGCCTAGCCCGGAATGGCGACGGGCTCCAGCGGTCTTTGCGTTCTCGTGCTCGCAGATGATGAACAATGGGTCTGCTGATTAAAAAGATGATGACCCGTTGGAGCACTGATGCATGTCGGAGAGACCCGTCGATCGTGAGTTCAAATCTCACCAACCCCACGTTTTCTAAAAAATGTTCTGAAATTTTCTGATTATTCTTCCTTACATAAGCCCGGCTTTTTTCCCAGCCGGTACATACAATAGCCTCCGGCAAGCGCAGACAGCGCGAAGAATACGCCCAGCACGGCAACAAAGGGCATATAGATAATTACCCTCCCGAGTGCAAACATCAGACGGGCAGTCAGTCCGGGAGCGAGAAACGGGACATACTGGTTTATCCCTGATTCAAGCGCGGATAAAAAACCGGCACAGCACATTCCAAGGAACCCGGCGAGATAGGAAACCGATGGTCTCCAGCCGGCAGGTTCATTCTGGCTCCGGATCTTTTCTGCAACAGCTCCAGCGGCAAAGAGCAGGAGCGGGACAGTTGTCAGCATCATAAGGGGAAACAGGGTACCTCTCATTGACTCATGTCCGGTTGATGTCAGGAAATTGTCGCTTCCCATAACCACCGCCCAGATGATGAACCCGGACAGCAGTCCCGGAAATATTATTGCCGTAAGATCTGGTTTTTTGGACAATGCTGATCACTCAATCCTGTTTCTGTACGTTTCGCTTAATATGTTCCTCTGTGAAAATACCTTCCGTACCTGTATCTCCCGTCCCGGCTCCCGATCAGGTTTAAGCCTCCGGAATGCTATCCAATTCTTATGAGTCATGAACTGCACCTGGTCGATGCCTTTACCGGTGCCCCGTTCCGCGGGAACACGGCCGCGGTCTGCATCCTGGACGGGCCGGCCGATCCTGCCTGGATGCAGCAGGTAGCGGGCGAGATGAAACATTCCGAAACCGCGTTCCTGCATCCCGGAAACGAGAGCTGGAACCTGCGGTGGTTCACCCCGGAACACGAGGTGGATCTCTGCGGCCATGCAACGCTTGCCGCAGCCTTCATCCTCTGGACCGCCGGTCACGCGGAACCGGGATCAGCGATTGCGTTCGAAACGAAATCAGGAACGCTGAAAGCGAACAAGGACGGGGAATGGATCACCCTCGATTTTCCCGCCGAGCCGGTTACTGCTCCGGTAGCGGTACCCGGACTTGAAGCGGCGCTGGGTGTTACCCCGGTCTTCGT encodes:
- a CDS encoding PhzF family phenazine biosynthesis protein, which gives rise to MSHELHLVDAFTGAPFRGNTAAVCILDGPADPAWMQQVAGEMKHSETAFLHPGNESWNLRWFTPEHEVDLCGHATLAAAFILWTAGHAEPGSAIAFETKSGTLKANKDGEWITLDFPAEPVTAPVAVPGLEAALGVTPVFVGRNRFDILAELPSATDVCTLEPDLAALAAIQTRGIIVTAASDLPHFDFVSRFFAPSVGVSEDPVTGSAHCCLGPYWGEKLKKIELDGFQCSARGGTVRVTLLGDRVLLAGHAVHISSGKLLV
- a CDS encoding ABC transporter permease; translation: MTESVSVCGQLCTELNAAWAIAKKDILIYYLKPNIIVSGALFPLFMFLAFAVGRPAEPSTMIPGLIAITILFSASSIEPVSIPIERRMKTFDRLLSAPITLHAVVLGESLSGFLYSIGIAFVPLIAGIVLFGTPILNIAPLVLGVILTAFCFATMGTLFAAYPTESPGDIMSMLNLVRLPLIFVSGVFIPLSQIPAAGQFITYLSPLTYGNDLIHAAYSGTTSFSPLADIAMLLLFILIFQFAANRLYKKFNE
- a CDS encoding AMP-binding protein; its protein translation is MVEGSYTCGTSAVPLLGMTIGEMVNSIAEKYPETDAIVSMHQNIRWNYREFLYQVDLVARALMGLGVEKGNRVGIWAMNHAEWVVVQFATSKIGAIMVNINPAYRTYELEYVLKQAEIQTLIVQGRFKTSDYMGMFYEACPEAYESKPGRISSEKFPFLKNAIFLGDIPYNGMYTWDDFLKKADEISVDELVERGEVLSFDDPINIQYTSGTTGFPKGVVLTHHNVLNNGYIIGEGMGFSEKDRLCIPVPFYHCFGMVLSNLACVTHGSTMVLPAPTFDAEEVLKTIEKEHCTAVHGVPTMFIAELAHPNFAKYDLRSLRTGIMAGSPCPIEVMKQVNTQMHMSEIVIVYGQTETAPGVTMTTTRDPLDRRVATVGRAFPHTELKIIDPNTGRIQPYGEIGEICARGYCVMKCYYNNPSATHATLDKDRWNHTGDLGTMDEEGYFRIVGRLKDMVIRGGENIYPREIEEFLHHHEKISDVYIVGVPDIKYGEELCAWVKMKQGQTMTEQDLKDYCKGRIAHYKIPRYVMFVDDFPITISGKIQKFKMREESIKVLGLEEADKVLTA